The following proteins come from a genomic window of Kitasatospora sp. NBC_01246:
- a CDS encoding M64 family metallopeptidase, whose translation MRHRRLATTALAGVTALAALCSWAVPATAAPATPPATGAPVTGARTGAHQVEAFAEDGSISRARVPAASPFVAPQSLAGPPAGDGTVTPLVSNGSTDSKLDVVVIGDGYTAAEQQKFLADAATKWQEITGVEPYTTYRSLFNVWAVQAVSTESGITGDPDRATVRQTALGSYFWCEDVERLLCVDTAAVDRYAAKAPKADLVLVVANSAKYGGAGYNDVVSPLGYSGIATVSGGNDRSGQVAVHETGHSLGLLADEYSYEGQGSYEGDEPTEANITTLTADQLRRTRAKWYRWLGRTSPDGGTVGAYEGGGYYPTGLYRPTDNSIMRSLGREFNLPGREAMIAGFYRYATTLSSPTPTTTPLTPADRLAVELPAPGTRLRWYLDGFELITWRDRTAVTLADLPLFGPKGLRHRLSAVATDPTTAVIDPKLRATLTDTLSWGVHR comes from the coding sequence GTGCGTCACCGCAGGCTCGCCACCACCGCCCTGGCCGGCGTCACGGCCCTGGCAGCCCTCTGCTCCTGGGCCGTCCCGGCCACCGCCGCCCCGGCCACCCCGCCGGCGACCGGCGCGCCCGTGACCGGCGCGCGAACCGGCGCCCACCAGGTCGAGGCGTTCGCCGAGGACGGCAGCATCAGCCGCGCCCGGGTGCCCGCCGCCTCGCCGTTCGTCGCCCCGCAGTCGCTGGCCGGGCCCCCGGCGGGCGACGGCACCGTCACCCCGCTGGTCAGCAACGGCAGCACCGACAGCAAGCTCGACGTGGTGGTGATCGGTGACGGCTACACGGCCGCCGAACAGCAGAAGTTCCTCGCCGACGCCGCCACCAAGTGGCAGGAGATCACCGGCGTCGAGCCCTACACGACCTACCGCTCACTCTTCAACGTCTGGGCCGTGCAGGCCGTCTCCACCGAGTCCGGCATCACGGGCGACCCGGACCGGGCCACCGTGCGGCAGACCGCCCTCGGCTCCTACTTCTGGTGCGAGGACGTCGAACGCCTGCTCTGCGTCGACACGGCCGCCGTCGACCGCTACGCCGCCAAGGCGCCGAAGGCGGACCTCGTCCTCGTGGTCGCCAACAGCGCCAAGTACGGCGGCGCCGGCTACAACGACGTGGTCTCCCCGCTCGGGTACTCCGGCATCGCCACGGTCTCGGGCGGCAACGACCGCTCCGGGCAGGTGGCCGTGCACGAGACCGGCCACTCCCTGGGCCTCCTCGCCGACGAGTACTCCTACGAGGGCCAGGGCAGCTACGAGGGCGACGAACCCACCGAGGCCAACATCACCACGCTGACCGCCGACCAGCTGCGCCGCACCCGCGCCAAGTGGTACCGCTGGCTCGGCCGGACCTCCCCCGACGGCGGCACCGTCGGCGCGTACGAGGGCGGCGGCTACTACCCGACCGGCCTCTACCGGCCCACCGACAACTCGATCATGCGATCGCTCGGCCGCGAGTTCAACCTCCCCGGCCGCGAGGCCATGATCGCCGGGTTCTACCGCTACGCGACCACCCTCAGCAGCCCCACCCCCACCACCACCCCGCTCACCCCCGCCGACCGGCTCGCCGTAGAGCTGCCCGCCCCCGGCACCCGGCTGCGCTGGTACCTCGACGGCTTCGAGCTGATCACCTGGCGCGACCGCACCGCGGTCACCCTCGCCGACCTGCCCCTCTTCGGCCCGAAGGGCCTGCGCCACCGGCTCTCCGCCGTCGCCACCGACCCGACGACGGCCGTGATCGACCCCAAGCTCCGGGCCACCCTGACCGACACCCTCTCCTGGGGCGTCCACCGCTGA
- a CDS encoding helix-turn-helix domain-containing protein translates to MTSEQDPADIGRRVRQLRRERHLTQRMLAEPAYTAAYVSTVEAGRVHPSEAALRHLAERLGVTFDELATGRPAHLATELGIALADAQSALADGDTAEAARRFTAVRDRADHYGVESVRPAALLGLGDCALEAGRLDDAREHFEQAERLLADEPLPRRAAAIRGRAVAHLLAGELRYACYLLETAIDRLNAGGLHDPDALLLLYSAAIGPYMDMGAHARAAQAAELALALAPDATDPALVAGLHRSVARTLIADGRAAEADASLAKAQLLYQRLRLTSDLAKCHWMRGYVHAQAGDLARAEDELRTARAMLASRQAELFTHQVDVELADVLRRRGRHAQADDLLRSLLDRIGPDRGTVHAAGAHRLLGLIAEDRDDPGTAERHYVDALALLERAGAAGDLADLCRLLGDLLRRTGRVERALDVYRTGLGHRAAPGTTTLGPAPAAPPIPTTAGPATAGPTTTGPATTGPATTGG, encoded by the coding sequence ATGACCTCGGAACAGGACCCGGCCGACATCGGCCGACGCGTCCGACAACTGCGCAGGGAGCGGCACTTGACGCAGCGCATGCTCGCCGAGCCCGCCTACACCGCCGCCTACGTCTCCACCGTCGAGGCCGGCCGGGTACACCCCTCGGAGGCGGCGCTGCGCCACCTGGCCGAGCGCCTCGGCGTCACCTTCGACGAACTCGCCACCGGCCGGCCGGCCCACCTGGCCACCGAGCTGGGCATCGCCCTGGCGGACGCCCAGAGCGCCCTGGCCGACGGCGACACCGCCGAGGCGGCCCGCCGCTTCACCGCCGTCCGGGACCGCGCCGACCACTACGGCGTCGAGTCCGTCCGCCCCGCCGCCCTGCTCGGCCTCGGCGACTGCGCACTGGAGGCCGGCCGCCTCGACGACGCCAGGGAGCACTTCGAGCAGGCCGAGCGCCTCCTGGCCGACGAGCCGCTGCCGCGCCGCGCCGCCGCGATCCGCGGCCGGGCCGTCGCCCACCTGCTGGCCGGCGAACTGCGGTACGCCTGCTACCTGCTGGAGACCGCCATCGACCGGCTCAACGCCGGCGGCCTGCACGACCCCGACGCGCTGCTCCTGCTGTACTCGGCCGCCATCGGCCCCTACATGGACATGGGCGCCCACGCCCGCGCCGCCCAGGCCGCCGAGCTCGCCCTCGCGCTGGCCCCCGACGCCACCGACCCCGCACTGGTCGCCGGGCTGCACCGCAGCGTGGCCCGCACCCTGATCGCCGACGGCCGGGCGGCCGAGGCCGACGCCTCCCTCGCCAAGGCGCAGCTGCTCTACCAGCGCCTGCGCCTCACCTCCGACCTGGCCAAGTGCCACTGGATGCGCGGCTACGTGCACGCCCAGGCCGGCGACCTGGCCCGCGCGGAGGACGAACTGCGCACCGCCCGCGCCATGCTGGCCTCCCGGCAGGCGGAGCTGTTCACGCACCAGGTGGACGTCGAACTCGCCGACGTCCTGCGCCGCCGCGGCCGGCACGCCCAGGCCGACGACCTGCTGCGCAGCCTCCTCGACCGGATCGGCCCGGACCGTGGCACCGTCCACGCCGCCGGGGCGCACCGGCTGCTCGGACTCATCGCCGAGGACCGGGACGACCCGGGCACCGCCGAGCGGCACTACGTCGATGCCCTCGCCCTGCTCGAACGAGCGGGCGCGGCGGGCGACCTCGCCGACCTCTGCCGCCTCCTGGGCGACCTGCTGCGCCGCACCGGCCGGGTGGAGCGCGCCCTTGACGTCTACCGGACCGGCCTCGGCCACCGCGCCGCCCCGGGCACCACGACCCTCGGCCCGGCCCCGGCCGCGCCGCCGATCCCGACGACGGCCGGCCCGGCCACGGCGGGCCCGACGACGACCGGCCCGGCTACGACCGGCCCGGCTACGACGGGCGGGTAG
- a CDS encoding GNAT family N-acetyltransferase, with the protein MDISLTTDRLIIRDWSPDDAEAALAIYGSPDVAHWLTPAMDRVADVAAMRSVLQAWQEAQPNLPPPRGRWAVQRKEDGAVVGGLGIRLLPPFEDDLEMNWQLAPDAWGKGYATEAGRALIAWAFTQEAEELFAVARPNNTRAIAMAKRLGMEWVGETGKYYGLNLQVYRVRPSDFSD; encoded by the coding sequence ATGGACATCTCGCTGACCACCGACCGGCTGATCATCCGGGACTGGTCCCCGGACGACGCCGAGGCCGCTCTGGCGATCTACGGCTCGCCGGACGTCGCCCACTGGCTGACCCCGGCGATGGACCGCGTCGCCGATGTGGCGGCGATGCGGTCGGTGCTGCAGGCCTGGCAGGAGGCGCAGCCGAACCTGCCGCCCCCTCGGGGCCGGTGGGCCGTGCAGCGCAAGGAGGACGGGGCCGTCGTCGGCGGTCTCGGCATCCGGCTGCTGCCGCCGTTCGAGGACGACCTGGAGATGAACTGGCAGCTCGCCCCCGACGCCTGGGGCAAGGGCTACGCCACCGAGGCCGGCCGCGCCCTGATCGCCTGGGCGTTCACGCAGGAGGCCGAGGAACTGTTCGCCGTCGCCCGGCCGAACAACACCCGCGCCATCGCGATGGCGAAGCGGCTCGGCATGGAGTGGGTCGGCGAGACCGGTAAGTACTACGGGCTGAACCTCCAGGTCTACCGCGTCCGCCCGAGCGACTTCAGCGACTGA